One Brassica napus cultivar Da-Ae chromosome A5, Da-Ae, whole genome shotgun sequence DNA window includes the following coding sequences:
- the LOC106345219 gene encoding ethylene-responsive transcription factor ERF022-like — protein MENKNVGQLEQRFSVDQVSYRGVRQRKWGKWVSEIREPGKKTRIWLGSYETAEMAAAAYDVAAIHLRGRGTHVNFPELADSFPQPQSSSSEHIQAAAQEAALLFKPGVSSTEADLGSGQGHSRVGLSPDQIQAINEFPLDSPRRGWMQDLEVDDYEELYGRIFGQCDRDEYFEMQQLQSIWDLNCF, from the coding sequence atggaaaacaaaaatgttggtcAACTAGAACAACGATTCTCTGTTGACCAAGTGTCTTATAGAGGCGTTCGCCAGAGGAAGTGGGGAAAATGGGTGTCGGAAATCCGAGAACCCGGTAAGAAAACCCGTATTTGGCTCGGAAGCTACGAGACGGCCGAAATGGCCGCAGCTGCTTACGACGTTGCGGCTATTCACCTCCGAGGACGTGGGACACATGTCAACTTTCCGGAGCTTGCTGACAGTTTTCCTCAGCCGCAAAGCTCAAGTTCCGAGCACATTCAAGCTGCTGCTCAGGAGGCAGCACTGTTGTTTAAACCGGGCGTGTCGTCTACTGAAGCAGATCTCGGGTCGGGTCAGGGACATTCTCGGGTCGGATTGTCTCCGGATCAGATTCAGGCGATTAATGAATTTCCATTGGACTCGCCGAGGAGGGGGTGGATGCAGGATTTGGAAGTGGATGATTATGAAGAGTTGTACGGACGAATTTTTGGTCAATGCGATAGAGATGAGTATTTTGAAATGCAGCAGCTTCAATCCATATGGGATCTTAACTGCTTTTGA